Genomic segment of Chloracidobacterium sp. N:
TCTCCTCGTCGAGGACAACCAGCCCGCTGGGCCCGAAGAGCAGTCCGATGAGCATAAAACCCGTGATACTTGGCAGCCAGGGGAAACGATGGGCCAGATAGCCCCCCAGCGCGCCCAGAATGAGCAGCAGACCGAAGACGGTCATGGTGTCGAAGGCGATGGGCCAGGTCGGCAGGAAGTTCATGGCAGCGGTCGGTTCACCTCCGGTTATGGTTGGCGGGGACGTTGCTCCGCTGGCGGACGCGCAGCGTTTGGTTGGCCGTCGCCTTCCACCACGACCCGAAAGGGTGCGGCCGGGGAGCGCGGCGTTTCGCTGTCGCGGGGAACGGCCGTCCGGGGGCCATTCCGCAGCGCCGTGATCTGGGGGGACATGATTTCGATGCCGGCAGCGTCAAAAGCGTCCCGGATGTTGGCATGCAGGGCGGCGTAGGTGTATGGCATCAGCCAGGCGTCGTTTGTGTAGGCATTGAGTTCGTAGGACACGTGAACGTCGTTCAACTGCGTTTGCCAGACAAACGGCGGCGGTTCGGCGCGGATACCCGGCGTGGCGCGCGCCGCGGCGATGAGCAGTTCCTGAACCTGCCGCCACGGAATGTCATAACCCAACGTCACGGTTGTGTGCAGGATAATGCCGCGTGTCCGGGCCAGCGTCGAGTAGTTGATGATGGTGCCGTTGAGTACCTGGGCGTTGGGAATCGAGACAACTTCCTGCCGGATGGTTTCCAGACGGGTGACGAAAAGGGTTTTTTCCACGACATCCCCGGTCGTCGTGCCAATCTGAACCCGGTCGCCGATGCGAAAGGCCCGGGTGTAGGTCAACACAATTCCGCTCACCACGTTGGCAATGGCCGAACTCGAGGCCAGGGAAAACAGGGCCCCGATGAAGATGGAAACCCCGCGAAATGCCGGCGACTCGACGCCCGGCACGTAGGGAAACGCCACGATGAGGCCGGCCGCGACAAGAAAGATGACCACCAGCTTGTAGGTCGGACGCGCCCACTCCGGGTCAAAGCCCCCGATGACGATGACACCCCGTTCGAGCGCCAGCGCAATCAGGCGCGCGCCCTTGATCGCCGCCCAGGTCAGGACAACCACCGTCAGAATGAACAGCAGGTTGGGGATGTAAAGGATGAACGCCCCCCACAGCGTTACGAGCGGCGTCAGGACGGCTTCCCAGAATGACCGCGACAGTCCCTGCGTGGCCGGAAAAAACGTGAACAGCAGCGGCAGGTAGGCAATGACAATCCCAGCCCGCGTGAGAAACCAAAGCCCCGTCAGGACTGTCAGCCGCGCTTCACGCAGCCGTCCCCCGACCAGGACATCCAACCGGTTCAGCAGCCGTGACGAGTGTGGCGTGGAAGATTCAGCCCGCCACGCCCGGCGCAGACGTGCGACCAGTTCATCCACTGCCCGCCAGACCGCAGCAATGACGACGGTGGCCAGCAGGGAAAACAGCACCCCGGTCAGCAGCGATTGCCACGAAGTGGCCTGACGCACACGTTGCAGAGCCGCTTTGATGTTCCCGGCGGTACGTTGCGCCAGCTCCGCACGTGGCAGACCGGCGGCAACGGCGTCGGCTTCCGTAACCACCGTAATCACCCGGCTGCCCAGCACAATTTCAACCGTGTCGTCATACTCGACCGGGCGCAGGTCTTCCAGATTGAGAAATGGCGTGGCGGCCAGCTCGACCAGCCGCCGCTCGACGATGGACGCCCGCTCCGACGGGGACAGCGTGCCCAGTCGCGCCCGGACGCGAAACACCGTCTCTCCGCCCAG
This window contains:
- a CDS encoding mechanosensitive ion channel family protein, yielding MSSQRQRKSARKTPPAAACPATRRRWGVRFPALLSGLLVLLWLSALPTAQTVLADELQTPAPAVESGVPVQLGGETVFRVRARLGTLSPSERASIVERRLVELAATPFLNLEDLRPVEYDDTVEIVLGSRVITVVTEADAVAAGLPRAELAQRTAGNIKAALQRVRQATSWQSLLTGVLFSLLATVVIAAVWRAVDELVARLRRAWRAESSTPHSSRLLNRLDVLVGGRLREARLTVLTGLWFLTRAGIVIAYLPLLFTFFPATQGLSRSFWEAVLTPLVTLWGAFILYIPNLLFILTVVVLTWAAIKGARLIALALERGVIVIGGFDPEWARPTYKLVVIFLVAAGLIVAFPYVPGVESPAFRGVSIFIGALFSLASSSAIANVVSGIVLTYTRAFRIGDRVQIGTTTGDVVEKTLFVTRLETIRQEVVSIPNAQVLNGTIINYSTLARTRGIILHTTVTLGYDIPWRQVQELLIAAARATPGIRAEPPPFVWQTQLNDVHVSYELNAYTNDAWLMPYTYAALHANIRDAFDAAGIEIMSPQITALRNGPRTAVPRDSETPRSPAAPFRVVVEGDGQPNAARPPAEQRPRQP